The following proteins are co-located in the Polystyrenella longa genome:
- a CDS encoding bestrophin family protein, with the protein MIVDPKLSWFRMLFTFRGTSVTHTAFRIGFMTLSAFIVTYLEIHFDVDDKYTLTSTPFTLIGLALGIFLGFRNNAAYERYWEGRTLLGRLVNSSRSWARQIPMYFTATSPDEQAEMDEIKRQLVVYVMAYVHTVKNALRDDDPFPELETFLAPDEIEPLRGQRNVPAAMLHQLGIKLTSVWKRGWLTDYHYQTLDATVTSFTDIQGGCERVKNTPIPYAYSVLIHRTVAFYCFFLPFGIVKDVQWLTPLVVLLISHAFFGLDEIGDEIEEPFGKDEQDLPVAAIAKTIEINLRQQLGEQNVEELPKPIDNVLM; encoded by the coding sequence ATGATTGTTGATCCTAAGTTGTCGTGGTTCCGAATGCTGTTTACGTTCCGGGGCACATCGGTCACACATACGGCGTTTCGTATCGGTTTCATGACTTTGAGTGCCTTTATTGTCACTTATCTTGAGATTCATTTTGACGTCGACGACAAATATACGCTGACGAGCACGCCCTTTACGTTGATTGGTCTCGCACTCGGTATCTTCCTTGGTTTTCGTAACAATGCCGCTTACGAACGGTACTGGGAAGGCCGCACTCTGCTCGGCCGGTTGGTGAATTCTTCTCGCAGTTGGGCTCGGCAGATCCCGATGTATTTCACAGCCACCAGTCCCGACGAACAGGCCGAGATGGATGAAATTAAACGACAACTGGTCGTTTATGTCATGGCATATGTTCATACAGTGAAGAATGCATTACGCGATGACGACCCCTTCCCGGAACTCGAAACTTTTCTAGCTCCTGACGAAATCGAACCCCTGCGTGGTCAGCGAAATGTCCCTGCAGCGATGCTGCATCAGCTGGGGATTAAACTGACGTCCGTCTGGAAACGGGGCTGGTTGACCGATTATCATTATCAGACGCTCGATGCGACCGTGACCTCATTCACCGACATTCAAGGAGGTTGCGAACGGGTGAAAAATACGCCGATCCCGTATGCCTATTCCGTGCTGATTCACCGGACCGTCGCCTTCTACTGCTTCTTCCTGCCGTTTGGGATTGTGAAGGATGTCCAATGGCTGACTCCGCTGGTCGTGTTATTGATCTCACACGCCTTCTTTGGGCTGGATGAAATCGGAGACGAAATCGAAGAACCCTTCGGTAAGGACGAGCAGGATCTCCCCGTCGCGGCCATCGCCAAAACGATAGAAATCAATCTGCGACAGCAACTGGGCGAACAGAACGTCGAAGAACTGCCTAAACCGATTGACAACGTGTTGATGTAA
- a CDS encoding sigma-70 family RNA polymerase sigma factor, translating to MTPAEQEYFVQQITAHQPMLHGYIRSLIPDGDRASDVLQETNLVLWRRADEFTMGENFGGWARKVAYFQILAFYRDHQREKLLFNADLVSAMAEQSEQQFSQQKEWQTALQHCLQKLPNQQRLLIQQRYLPGSSVQRLADEMDRPVGSVSQSLYRIREVLRNCIHSQLRTDSGEITL from the coding sequence ATGACGCCCGCAGAACAGGAATATTTCGTGCAGCAGATCACGGCGCATCAACCGATGTTGCACGGGTATATTCGTTCGTTGATCCCCGATGGTGATCGGGCCAGCGATGTGTTGCAAGAAACGAACCTGGTGCTCTGGCGTCGTGCAGATGAATTCACGATGGGTGAGAACTTTGGCGGCTGGGCACGGAAGGTCGCGTATTTTCAAATCCTCGCGTTCTATCGAGACCATCAGCGTGAAAAACTGCTCTTCAATGCCGACCTCGTCTCAGCGATGGCCGAACAAAGTGAGCAACAATTTTCGCAACAGAAAGAATGGCAAACGGCTCTCCAACATTGTTTGCAAAAACTTCCCAATCAACAGCGACTGTTGATTCAACAACGCTATCTTCCGGGCAGCTCTGTTCAGCGGTTGGCGGACGAGATGGATCGTCCCGTCGGTTCCGTCTCTCAGTCGCTCTACCGGATCCGCGAAGTACTTCGCAACTGCATTCATTCTCAACTCCGAACTGATTCGGGAGAGATTACTTTATGA
- a CDS encoding DUF1553 domain-containing protein, with amino-acid sequence MSRLLSSSLSLLIVAALALSFSSVSVAEDEKPKDTRPYHERVLADEPVVYWQFSQDEQLKNSVVDGSDLKFEMVGDIKWNQPGAQPEMFPLFSEANQAVRIDAGKHYVRVTDPGEKSVLDYDAGESITLEAWVNPTQIANGHTPYVIGKGRTHLEGQSRDNQNYALRLMGKSGNATVNFLFRSRGEQSEWHRWSSTGGFSINSGWHHIAITYTFGEEDSLRGYIDGKQVDGKWDYGGKTNKAPVVDDDELWIGSAQAGGASSSFTGELDEIAIYRKALTKEQVANHFDVILPDPYESPAELPADQVLVEIFENVKFATNWDLIHPDPTESYLQSSLVFMHTATKYDKKGLITDRSNPYLVRASTNIELPAGNHRFLLRSRRGSRLTVDGKLIAENGFLNPVQNGHNTIWEMPQLIPGIRPLQPGDSESAVEFTSPGGSHRIQLDFYSGGQGKRPDLGETFVSVQLEGTDQFLVLDHAGNIPLTNEAWNPYETAYDAKLEKMNTERRLAASVEYREQWAQRHAWIQGKLKETEAPEVPAETALPESNLIDRFINQELVKQNVEPTETMSDFEFVRRASLDVIGLVPTPEMIAEFFADQTVDRRANYLDRLLKHSGWADHWVSYWQDALAENPNVINPTLNNTGPFRYWLEESFRDNKPFDQLVTELVMMEGSQYYGGPAGFAIASQNDSPMAAKAHILGQAFLGMNMKCARCHDAPFHDFGQRDLFQMAAMLKRGPEKVPATSTLNVDPETLANMLIVVSIKPGEAMPPEWPFAADYPVESVDSFLQKPSDTREQLAWKITSPENDRFSKVIVNRVWHRLMGRGLVEPIDDWELGTNSHPELINFLAREFMLHGYDLKYITRLIMTSAAYQRKPAVDDSQMELFAGPSRRRMRAEQLVDSLFSVAGKSFNTEDMNIDVDGNRQEVVSRNFGSPERAWEFTSLSNERDRPSLTLPGVQTMINVLENFGWRPSRQDPLTYREESPSVLQSSILSNGVVAKRITQLSEDSRFTALAMQNLSVEEYVKQVYLTLLTREPTDEESRLFSEYLQPGFESRRIPGAEAGPMPMRPLRDGVSWSNHLKPRANELKIEYEDKIQIGDPPTTLLETDWRERAEDMLWALLNSPEFVLIP; translated from the coding sequence ATGTCTCGCCTGCTAAGTTCATCCCTGTCCCTGTTAATCGTCGCGGCCTTAGCGCTGTCATTCAGCTCGGTTTCCGTCGCTGAAGACGAGAAACCGAAAGATACGCGTCCATATCATGAACGCGTCCTCGCTGATGAACCTGTTGTCTACTGGCAGTTCTCCCAAGACGAACAGCTGAAAAACAGCGTTGTCGATGGCAGTGACTTGAAGTTCGAAATGGTGGGAGACATTAAATGGAATCAGCCAGGGGCACAGCCGGAAATGTTCCCGCTCTTCTCGGAAGCCAACCAGGCCGTTCGAATTGACGCCGGGAAACATTATGTACGAGTCACGGACCCCGGTGAAAAAAGCGTCCTCGATTATGACGCCGGCGAATCGATCACGCTCGAAGCCTGGGTCAATCCGACTCAGATTGCAAATGGTCATACTCCTTATGTGATCGGCAAAGGTCGGACGCATCTCGAAGGTCAGTCACGCGACAACCAGAACTACGCCTTGCGCCTGATGGGAAAATCGGGCAATGCTACGGTGAACTTTCTGTTCCGAAGTCGTGGCGAGCAAAGTGAATGGCACCGCTGGAGTTCAACAGGTGGTTTCTCCATTAACAGTGGTTGGCATCATATCGCCATTACTTATACCTTCGGCGAAGAGGATTCACTGCGTGGATATATCGATGGGAAACAGGTCGACGGAAAATGGGACTACGGCGGCAAAACAAACAAGGCCCCGGTTGTTGATGATGATGAACTCTGGATTGGTTCCGCTCAAGCGGGGGGAGCCAGCAGTTCTTTCACGGGTGAACTCGATGAAATCGCCATCTACCGAAAGGCGTTAACTAAAGAACAAGTCGCGAACCATTTCGATGTGATTCTTCCCGACCCTTATGAGAGCCCGGCCGAATTGCCTGCCGATCAGGTGCTGGTCGAGATATTTGAAAACGTCAAATTCGCGACCAACTGGGATCTCATTCATCCCGATCCAACGGAAAGTTATTTGCAGTCATCACTCGTCTTTATGCACACCGCGACAAAGTACGATAAAAAAGGGCTCATTACCGATCGCAGTAACCCGTACCTGGTACGGGCTTCGACGAACATCGAACTCCCTGCTGGTAACCATCGGTTTCTGCTGCGGTCCCGGCGGGGTTCCCGCTTGACCGTCGATGGGAAATTGATTGCCGAGAATGGTTTTTTGAACCCTGTGCAGAATGGCCACAATACCATATGGGAAATGCCTCAGCTGATTCCCGGTATTCGTCCTCTGCAACCAGGTGACAGCGAATCGGCTGTGGAGTTTACTTCTCCCGGTGGGTCTCACCGTATCCAGCTCGACTTCTACTCTGGCGGTCAGGGAAAGCGGCCTGATCTCGGCGAGACTTTCGTTTCCGTGCAGCTGGAAGGAACGGATCAGTTCCTTGTTCTGGATCACGCCGGTAACATTCCGCTGACCAACGAGGCCTGGAACCCGTACGAAACAGCATACGACGCCAAGCTGGAAAAAATGAACACCGAGCGACGCCTGGCTGCTTCTGTCGAATATCGCGAGCAATGGGCCCAGCGACACGCGTGGATTCAGGGAAAACTAAAAGAGACCGAAGCTCCCGAGGTACCTGCTGAGACGGCGCTGCCTGAGTCAAATCTGATTGACCGATTTATCAATCAGGAACTGGTAAAACAAAATGTCGAACCCACAGAGACGATGAGCGACTTCGAATTTGTCCGTCGCGCCTCACTGGATGTCATCGGACTCGTGCCTACACCGGAAATGATCGCGGAGTTCTTCGCGGATCAAACGGTGGATCGCCGGGCGAATTATCTCGACCGCCTGTTGAAACATTCAGGCTGGGCCGATCACTGGGTCAGCTACTGGCAGGATGCTCTCGCCGAGAATCCGAATGTCATCAATCCCACATTGAATAATACCGGTCCCTTCCGCTACTGGCTGGAAGAATCGTTCCGCGACAATAAACCGTTCGATCAGCTGGTAACCGAATTGGTCATGATGGAAGGAAGTCAATACTATGGTGGCCCGGCTGGTTTCGCGATTGCGAGCCAGAACGATTCCCCCATGGCGGCCAAGGCCCACATTCTGGGACAGGCGTTCCTCGGAATGAATATGAAATGCGCTCGCTGCCATGACGCCCCCTTCCACGACTTCGGTCAACGCGATTTGTTCCAGATGGCGGCGATGCTCAAACGAGGGCCGGAGAAAGTCCCCGCGACGAGTACGTTGAATGTCGATCCAGAGACGCTCGCGAACATGCTGATTGTCGTTTCGATTAAACCGGGGGAAGCGATGCCGCCCGAGTGGCCGTTCGCCGCAGATTATCCAGTCGAATCGGTCGACTCGTTTCTACAGAAGCCCAGTGATACCCGTGAACAACTGGCGTGGAAAATTACTTCTCCCGAAAATGATCGTTTTTCTAAGGTCATCGTCAATCGCGTCTGGCATCGATTGATGGGACGTGGACTTGTGGAACCCATTGACGACTGGGAACTGGGAACCAATAGTCATCCTGAATTGATTAATTTCCTCGCCCGTGAATTCATGTTGCACGGTTACGATCTGAAATACATCACCCGTCTAATCATGACGTCGGCCGCCTATCAACGAAAACCGGCTGTGGATGATTCGCAAATGGAACTGTTTGCCGGCCCCAGTCGTCGACGAATGCGGGCAGAACAGCTCGTCGATTCGCTGTTTTCGGTCGCGGGTAAATCCTTCAACACCGAAGACATGAACATCGACGTCGACGGCAACCGTCAGGAAGTCGTTTCCCGCAACTTCGGTTCACCAGAGCGAGCATGGGAATTCACGTCGCTCTCGAATGAACGCGACCGTCCTTCCCTGACGCTTCCGGGAGTGCAGACAATGATCAACGTTCTCGAAAATTTCGGGTGGCGTCCATCGCGTCAGGATCCGCTGACCTACCGTGAAGAATCACCGTCGGTTTTGCAGTCCTCAATCCTTTCCAATGGAGTCGTCGCCAAACGAATCACGCAACTTTCGGAAGATTCCCGCTTCACCGCTTTGGCGATGCAGAATCTCTCGGTAGAGGAGTATGTCAAACAGGTTTATTTGACACTCTTAACTCGCGAGCCGACCGACGAAGAATCCCGTTTATTTTCAGAGTACTTGCAACCTGGTTTCGAATCACGCCGTATACCGGGTGCGGAAGCAGGTCCGATGCCCATGCGACCGCTTCGCGACGGAGTCTCTTGGTCGAACCATTTGAAGCCTCGTGCGAATGAACTTAAAATTGAATACGAAGACAAGATTCAGATTGGTGATCCGCCGACGACCTTACTCGAAACCGACTGGCGAGAACGGGCCGAAGACATGCTCTGGGCTCTGTTGAATTCCCCGGAGTTCGTCCTTATTCCCTAG
- a CDS encoding DUF1501 domain-containing protein produces MNSNQYTRRDFLSHAGAAGLTASALSVTGNYASAKEAAAAAAEAMPKGKAEHCIFIWLGGGAGQVDTWDPKRKGDPQNKKPGSLYDSIDTAIPGTQVCQHLSRCAPILDRFNLVRTVHHDVIDEHAAATNRVHTGRETTGTIVYPSVGSIVTKQRGAAGDGVPAYVLMGYPNVTRGPGFLGTQYGYLYLTETKAGPKGISRPKEYSTERNQRREKLLQSVRAGYLDRNRADKLVNDYDAAVEQAQAMAGPEFARIFELDREPADLRNSYGSEFGQRCLLARRLLESGVRFVEVSHNLNFLNGAGWDVHFKTIEDQYKLIEELDIALSSLVKDLEAKKMLDKTLIVVGTEFGRPSGFDSGGGRAHQGKAFSMIFAGGGLNNGITIGETDELCQNIVSRPVSIPDFHATIHCALGINPHDELYDPDNRPVPITDGGEPIRELFS; encoded by the coding sequence CTGAATTCCAATCAATATACACGACGAGATTTTCTTTCCCACGCCGGGGCTGCGGGTTTGACTGCTTCAGCTCTTTCCGTGACGGGCAATTACGCCTCCGCCAAAGAAGCCGCCGCTGCGGCCGCCGAGGCGATGCCCAAGGGTAAAGCGGAGCACTGTATTTTCATCTGGCTGGGTGGTGGTGCCGGGCAGGTAGATACCTGGGACCCCAAGCGGAAAGGGGATCCGCAAAACAAAAAACCAGGCTCCTTATACGATTCCATCGACACCGCTATTCCAGGAACGCAGGTCTGCCAGCACCTAAGTCGCTGCGCTCCGATTCTGGACAGGTTTAATCTCGTTCGCACTGTCCACCACGATGTTATTGATGAACACGCTGCGGCAACAAACCGTGTTCACACGGGTCGTGAAACGACAGGCACGATTGTCTACCCTTCCGTCGGATCCATCGTGACCAAACAGCGGGGCGCGGCGGGCGACGGTGTCCCGGCTTACGTATTGATGGGGTATCCCAACGTGACTCGCGGACCCGGATTTCTAGGGACGCAGTACGGTTATCTATACCTGACCGAAACCAAAGCGGGGCCAAAAGGGATATCACGCCCGAAAGAGTATTCCACCGAACGAAACCAACGCCGCGAAAAACTACTGCAGTCCGTCCGAGCAGGCTACCTCGACCGAAACCGGGCCGATAAGTTGGTCAACGATTACGATGCCGCCGTCGAGCAGGCTCAGGCGATGGCGGGTCCAGAGTTCGCCCGTATCTTTGAACTCGATCGGGAACCTGCCGACCTGCGGAACAGCTACGGCAGTGAATTCGGCCAACGTTGCCTGCTCGCACGACGATTGCTCGAGTCGGGTGTTCGGTTTGTCGAGGTCTCCCACAACCTGAACTTCCTGAATGGTGCCGGTTGGGACGTTCACTTCAAGACGATTGAGGATCAATACAAACTGATTGAAGAACTCGACATCGCTCTGTCGTCACTGGTCAAGGATCTCGAAGCGAAGAAAATGCTCGATAAAACGTTGATCGTCGTCGGCACCGAGTTCGGTCGTCCCTCTGGATTCGATTCGGGCGGAGGCCGAGCACACCAGGGCAAAGCGTTCAGCATGATCTTTGCTGGTGGTGGTCTGAATAACGGCATCACCATTGGTGAAACGGACGAACTCTGTCAGAACATCGTCTCCCGCCCCGTCTCCATTCCCGATTTCCACGCGACGATTCACTGTGCCCTGGGCATCAATCCGCACGACGAACTGTACGACCCCGACAACCGCCCCGTCCCCATCACCGACGGCGGTGAACCGATCCGGGAACTTTTCAGCTAG